The following is a genomic window from bacterium.
GCCCCGGCCCGTGGGACGCGCGCAACGTCGCCCTCGCCGTCGCGGTCGCCGCCGCGCTCGGCGCCGACCCGCGCCGCGCCGCGGAAGGCGCCGCCGCCGCGCCGACCGTCGCCGGCCGCTGGGAGTCGATCGACGCCGGCCAGCCGTTCGCCGCGATCGTGGACTACGCGCACACCCCCGAGGCGCTGGAACGGACGATGGAGCTTCTGCGCCGCGTGACGAAGGGGCGCGTGATCGTCGTCTTCGGCTGCGGCGGCGAACGCGACGCCTACAAGCGCCCGGAGATGGGACGGATCGCCGGCCGCCTCTCCGACCACGCGATCGTCGCCGACGACAATCCGCGGCGCGAGGATCCGGAGCTGATCGCGCGCGGCGTGCTGGCGGGCCTCGAAGGCGCCGCGGCGCGCGTCGAGCGGATCGGCGACCGCGAGGCGGCGATCGTCCGCGCCGTGGCCGAGGCCGAGGCCGGGGACGCGGTGCTCGTCGCCGGCAAGGGGCACGAGACCTATCAGGACGCCGGCGGCGCCAAGCGGCACTTCGACGACCGCGAGGTCGTGCGCGCCGCGCTCGCCGCGCGGGGGTTCCGCCGATGATCGCGCGCGCGCCGCTCGAGCTGGCCGCGGCCTGCGGCGGAACGCTCGCCGCGCCGGGCGCCGGGGTTCCCGCGCGCGGCGCGTCGATCGACACCCGCACGCTCGAACCGGGAGACGTCTTCTTCGCCGTCGTCGGCGGAACGCGCGACGGCCACGACTTCGTCGCCGCCGCCGCCGAGCGCGGCGCCGCGGCGGTCGTCGTCTCGCGCGACGCGCCGGCGCCGGCGAACGTCGCGGTGGTCCGCGTCGCCGACGCGACCGAGGCGCTCGGCCGCCTCGCCGCCGACGAGCGGGAGCGCCGCGCGCTGCGCGTCGTCGGCGTCACCGGCAGCGCGGGCAAGACGACGACCCGCGCGCTGGCCGTCGCCGCGCTCGCCGCGCGCTTCCGCGTCGGCGGCACGAGCGGCAACCTCAACAACCAGTGGGGCCTCCCGCTCTCGCTGCTGCGGCTCGAGGACGGCGTCGAGGCCGCGGCGCTGGAGATGGGGATGAACCACGCCGGCGAGATCGCGCGCCTCGCGCGCATCGCCCGCCCGGACGTGGGGGTCGTGACGAACGTCGGCACGGCGCACATCGGCTTCCTCGGCAGCAAGGAGGCGATCGCCGCGGCGAAGGCCGAGCTGCTCGAGGAGCTCCCGGACGACGGCGCCGCGGTCGTGGACGCCGCCTCCCCCGAGCTCGCGCCGCACCTCGCGCGCCTGCGCTGCAAGGTCGTGCGCTTCGGCCTCGAACCGGGCGCCGACCTCGTCGCCGAACGCCTCGAGGGGGACATCGTCCGCGGCGCGTCGTTCGTCGTCGCGGGGACGCACGTGCGGCTCGCGCTGTGGGGCCGCCACGCCGCGCTGAACGCGCTCGCCGCGCTCGGCGCCGCGCGCGCCGCCGGCGTGCCGATCGCCGAGGCCGCGCCGCGCCTCGCCGCCGTCGAGCAGCAGCCGGGGCGCGGCCGCGTGCTCCGCCTGTTCCGCGGCGTCGCGCTGATCGACGAGATCTACAACGCGAATCCGGGGGCGATGGAGGCGGTGCTGGCCGAGGTCGCCAAGGCCTCGTGGAACGGCCGCCGCTTCGCCGTCCTCGGCGACATGTTCGAGCTGGGCGAGTTCGCGCCGGAGCTGCACCGCGCCGTCGGCCGCGCCGCCGCGCGCGCCGGAATCGGCCTGCTGTGGGCCGTCGGCCCGCTCGCCGCGGAGACGGTCCGCGGCGCGTCCGAGGCCGGGCTCGCCGACGCGCGGGTCTTCCCCGACGCCGAGGCCGCGGCGGCGGAGATCGGCAAGGCGCTGCGGGACGACGACCTGCTCCTGATCAAGGGATCGCGCGGCGTCGCGCTCGAACAGGTGCGCGACGCGGCGGAGGCCGCGCTGGGCGGGAGGCAAGGCGAATGATGTACCACCTGCTGTTCCCGCTGCGCGAGTACTTCTCGCCGCTGAACGTCTTCCGCTACATCACGTTCCGCTCGGCCCTCGCCGCGGTGACGGCGATCCTCGTCTCCTTCGTCGTCGGCGGGCCGCTGATCCGCTGGCTGCGCGGGCGGCAGTACGGGCAGATGGTGCGCGAGGACGGGCCGCAGTCCCACTTCAGCAAGCGCGGCACGCCGACGATGGGCGGGATCATGATCCTCGCCGCGTGGCTCGTTCCGGTGCTCCTCTGGGCCGACCTCGACAACGCCTTCGTCTGGGCGGCCGTCGGCGCGACCGCCGGCTTCGCCCTGATCGGCCTCGCCGACGACCTGCTCAAGCTGAAGTTCAAGAACAGCAAGGGGCTCTCGGCGCGCGGCAAGCTGCTCTGGCAGTTCGTCCTCGCCGGCGTGATCTGCGGCGCCCTCTACCGCGTCGGCTTCTCGACGAAGCTCACCGTGCCGTTCTTCAAGAACAGCCCGGACCTCGGCTTCCTCTGGATTCCGTTCGCGATGTTGGTGATGGTCGGCGCGGCCAACGCGGTCAACCTCACCGACGGCCTCGACGGGCTGGCGATCGGCTCGACCGGGATCGCGATGGCGACCTTCAGCGTCATCGCCTACGGCGCCGGCCACGCGCGGATCGCCCACTACCTCGGCATCCCGTTCGTCCTCGGCGCCGGCGAGCTGACGGTCTTCCTCCTCGCCGGTCTCGGCGCCGCGATCGGGTTCCTCTGGTTCAACTGCCATCCCGCCGAGGTCTTCATGGGGGACTGCGGCTCGATGGCGCTCGGCGGCGCCCTCGGCGCGACGGCGGTCCTCGCCAAGCAGGAGATCCTGCTCGTCCTCGTCGGCGGGCTGTTCGTGATGGAGGCGCTCTCGGTCATCGCCCAGGTCGCCTCGTTCAAGCTGACCGGCAAGCGGGTCCTGCGCATGGCCCCGCTGCACCACCACTTCGAACTCGGCGGCTGGCCGGAGACGAAGGTGGTCATCCGCTTTTGGATCCTGGCCGTTTTGTTCGCGCTCAGCGCGGTGGCCACGCTGAAGCTGCGCTGAGGAGAAGGACGATGGAGCGGAGCGCGAGGATGGAACGTTGAGTCCGGAAGCGGAGCGGCTGCGCGGCAAGACCGTGCTCGTCGTCGGCCTCGGGCGTTCCGGCCTGGCCGCGGCGCGGCGCCTCCTCTCGTGGGGGGCGAAGGTCGTCGCCGTGGACCGCGCGCCGCTGGAGAAGCTGCCGCGCGAAGTGCAGCTCCTCGGCTCGGCGGGCGTGCAGCTCAGCTGCGGCGCCCACGACCCCGCGCTCTTCGCCGCCGCCGACCTGATCGTCCTCGCCCCCGGCGTGCCGACCGACCTGCCGGAGCTCGCCGCGGCGCGGAAGCGCGGCGTCGTGATCTGCTCCGAGATCGACCTCGTCGCGCCGATCGTCGGCGGGCGGGTGATCGCGGTCACGGGAAGCAACGGCAAGAGCACGACGACCGCGCTCGCCGCGGCGATGCTCGGCGCCGCGGGACGCGAAGGGGTGCCCTGCGCCAACTTCGGCGTGCCGTTCTGCGACGCGGCGCAGGGGGACCACCCCGGCCGCTGGTACGCCGCCGAGCTGTCGAGCTTCCAGCTGGAGATCACGCACGAGCTGACCGCCTCGGCCGCCGTGCTGCTCAACGTGCAGGCCGACCATCTCGACCGGCACGGCTCGTTCGCCGCCTACCGCGCGGCGAAGGAGCTGATCGCGGACCTGCGCCGTCCCGGCGCGCCGCTCGTGCTCTGCGTGGACGACCCGCTCGTCGCCGAGTTCGCGGCGCGCGCCGAAGGGCCGGTCCTCGAGGTCTCGGCCCGGCGCGAGGTGAACGCCGGCGGCTGCGTCGTCGGCGACCGCCTCCTGCTGCGCGTCGGCGGCCGCGAGGAGACGCTCGCGACGTGCGCCGAGCTGCCGATCCCCGGCCGCCACAACCGGATCAACATCCTCGCCGCCGCGGCCGCCTGCCGCGCCGTCGGCGCGCCGCTGGAGGCGGTCCGCAAGGCGACGCTGGCCTTCAAGGCGCTGCCGCACCGGCTGCAGGAAGCGGCGCAGGTCGGCGGCGTGCGCTACGTGGACGACTCCAAGGCGACGAACGTCGGCTCCGTGCTGGAGGCGCTCTCCGCGGTGCGGGAGACGATCCGCCCCGGCGCGCGGATCCACGTGCTGCTCGGCGGCCGCGACAAGGACTCCGACTTCGCGCCGCTCGCCGCCGCGCTCGCCGAGGCGGGCGCCGCGGCGCTGACCTTCGGCGAGGCCGGGCCGGTCGTCGCCGCCGCGCTGGAGCGGGCCGGGTTCGGCGACGTCCGCCGCGCGGCGTCGATGGAGGACGCCGCCCGCGCCGCGCGCGACGCGGCGCGCGTCGGCGACGTCGTGCTCCTCTCCCCCGCCTGCGCCTCGTTCGACGCCTTCAACGGCTACGCCGCCCGCGGCGCCGCCTTCGCCGCGCTCGTGCGCGGCTTCGCCGAGGAGGGCGCCTGATGGCCGTCGCCGTGCAGGAGCCGTCGCGCCTCCGCTGGCCCGACCTGACGATCATGGTCCTGGCGATCATCCTCGCCGTGGCCGGGGTCGTGGTCTCCGGCTCGGCGCGCGTCTTCACGGAGGCGGTGAACGCCCGCGGCCTGCTTCCCGGCGGCATCGTCCGCTCGTTCGTCCATCTCGGCCTCGGCGTGCTGGTGATGATCCTGACGATGCTCCCCGACTACCGGCGCTTCGCCCGCGGCGGCCTCGCCTGGACGATGCTGATCGGCATCTGCTTCCTGCTGGTCCTCGCGCTGGTCTGCCCGGCCGTCGGGAACACGCACCGCTGGATCCACATCGGCCGCTTCAGCCTCCAGCCGTCGGAGCCGGCGAAGGCGGTCCTCGTGCTGCTCGTCGCGGCGACGATCGCCCACGCCGACCGCGAGATCGAGACGGTGCGCGGGCTCGTCCGGCCGCTCGCGGTGGCCGGCGTGATCGGCGGCCTCGTGCTGGTCGGCAAGGACCTCGGCACGCCGGTGCTGATGTTCCTCACGACGATCATCCTCTGCCTCGCCGCCGGCGCGCGGTTCAAGCACATCGGCACGCTGCTCGGCGCGGGGCTCCTCGGCGGGATCGGCGCGGTGATCCTCGAGCCGTACCGCGTCGGCCGCGTGATGGGCTTCACCAAGGCGCTCGGCTTCTCCCCCGAGGGGATGAGCGAGATCCCCTACCAGCTGCGGCAGTCGCTGCTCGCGATCGGCTCGGGCGGCGTCGCCGGGAAGGGCTTCGGGGCCTCGACGCAGAAGGCGTTCTTCCTCCCCGAGGCGGACAACGACTTCATCTTCGCCGTGATCGCCGAGGAGCTGGGGCTGTTCGTCGCGCTGGCGTTGATCGCCGCCTTCCTCATCCTCGCCTGGCGCGGCCTCAAGGTCGCCGACGACGCGCAGGACGAGCTCGGCCGGCTGATCGCGATCGGCGCGACCTGGATGCTCTCCGGCCAGGCGCTCTGCCACATGGGGGTCGTCGCCGGGATCCTGCCGACGAAGGGACTGACGCTGCCGTTCTTCTCCACCGGCGGCTGGTCGCTGATCGTCTCCTGCGCGATGGCCGGCCTGCTGCTCAACGTCTCGCTGCGCCGGAGGCCGTATGGCTGCTGAGCGCGCGATCGTCTTCGCCGGCGGCGGCACGGGGGGGCACGTCTTCCCCGGCCTCGCGGTGGCGCGCGAACTGCGGCGCCGCGACCCGGCGCGCCCTCTGGAGTGGATCGGCGCGATCGGCGGGCTCGAGGAGCGGCTGGTGCCGCAGGACGGCTTCCCGCTGCTCGCGCTGCGCCTCTCGGGGATGGCGCGCCTCGGCGCCGCGGCGCGGATCGCCGCCGCCGCGCGCGCGACGATCGCCACGCTGCGCCTCGGCGCGCGGTTCGCGCGGCGCCGTCCGCTGCTTCTCGTGGGCGTCGGCGGCTTCGCCTCCGGCCCCGCGCTTCTCGCCGGCCGGCTGCTCGGCACGCCGACGATGATCCTCGAGCAGAACGCGGTGGCCGGGGCGACGAACCGCTGGCTGTCGCGCTTCGCCGACGCCGCCGCGGCGGCCTTCGCCGAGAGCGCGGGCGACCTGAAGTGCCGCGTCGTCGTCACCGGCAACCCGGTGCGGGACGACGTCGCCGCGATCCCGCCGCGCGCCGAAGGGCCGGCGCGGCTGGTCCTCGGCTTCGGCGGCAGCCGCGGCGCCCGCGCGCTCGACGAGGCGTGGATCGGCGCCCTGCCGCTGCTCAAGGACTCCGGCCTGCGCTTCGCGCTGCAGACCGGCGCCGACGACCGGGACAAGGTCGCCGCCGCCGCGCGCGAAGCGGGCGTGGACGCGGACGTGCGGCCGTTCTTCGACGACATGCCGGCCCGCCTCGCCGCGGCCGACCTCGTCGTCGCCCGCGCCGGGGCCACCACCGTCGCCGAACTCGCCGCGGCCGGGCGCCCGTCGCTGCTCGTGCCGTTCCCGTTCGCGGCGAACGACCACCAGAAGGCCAACGCGGAGGCGTTCGCGGCGCGCGGCGCGGCGATCGCCCTCGACCAGCGCGAGCTGACGCCGGAGCGCCTCGCCGCCGAAGTCGGCGCCCTGGCCCGCGATCCGTCCCGTCTCGCCGCGATGGCGGCCGCCGCCCGCGCCGCGGCCCATCCCGACGCCGCCGCCCGCGCCGCCGACCTCGCCGAGGAGCTGGCCCGGGGGAGGAAGCGCCCATGAAGCTCGGACGTGTCCGCCGGATCCACTTCGTCGGCGTCGGCGGCTCCGGCATGTGCGGCATCGCCGAGGTGCTGCTCAACCTCGGCTACGTCGTGACCGGCTCCGACGCCCACGAGAACGACGCCACGAAGCGGCTCGCCGCCCTCGGCGCCCGCGTCGTCGCGGGGCACGATCCGGCGCTGGTGCACGGCGCCGACGTCGTCGTGCTCAGCACCGCGATTCCGGAGTCGAACCCGGAGCGGCAGGAGGCGCTGCGGCTGCGCGTGCCGGTGATCCCGCGCGCCGAGATGCTCGGCGAGCTGATGCGGATGAAGCACTCCGCCGCCGTCGCCGGCTCGCACGGCAAGACGTCCACGACCTCGATGATCGCCACGGTGCTGACCCGCTGCGGCCTCGACCCGACGATCGTGATCGGCGGGCGGCTCTCGATCCTCGGCAGCAACGCGCGGCTCGGCCAGAGCGATCTGCTCGTCGCCGAGGCGGACGAGAGCGACGGCTCGTTCCTGCGGCTCTTCCCGACGTGGGCCGTGGTCACGGGGATCGACCGCGAGCATATGAACCACTACGGCGACTTCGAGCGGCTGAAGGACGCCTTCGTCCAGTTCTGCGGCAAGGTGCCGTTCTACGGCGCGGTCGTCGCCTGCCTCGACGACGACGGCGTGCGCTCGATCCTCCCCCGCCTCGACCGGCGCGTCGTCACCTACGGCCTGACGACGCAGGCCGACCTGCGGGCGACGGAGATCGTCGGCGAGGGGTTCAGCACGACGTTCCAGGTGCGGCGCGGCGACGAGGCGATCGCCCCGGTGCGGCTGGCGACGCCGGGCCGGCACCAGGTCCGCAACGCGCTCGCCGCGCTCGGCGTGGCCGACGAGCTGGGGCTCTCGCTGAAGGTCGCCGCCGCGGCGCTCGAGGACTTCCCCGGCGCCGACCGGCGGATGCACCGCAAGGGCGAGGCGAACGGCGTGCTGGTCGTGGACGACTACGGCCACCACCCGCGGGAGATCCAGGCGACGCTGCGCGCGCTGCGCGAGGCGGTCGGGGAGCGGCGGATCGTCGTCCTCTTCCAGCCGCACCGCTACACGCGCCTCGCCGACCTGTTCGACGACTTCGCCGGCAGCTTCATGGACGCCAACGAGGTCGTGCTCGCCGACGTCTACCCCGCCGGCGAGCGGCCGATCGAGGGGGCGACGAGCGAGGCGCTGGCCGCCGCGCTCGCCGGCCGCGGGCATCGCCACGTCCGCGCCGCCGGCCCGCTCCCCGAGGCGGTGAAGGCCCTCGTCGCGTCGCTGCGGCCGGGCGACGTGGCGCTGACGCTGGGCGCGGGCAACGTCGGGCGCGCGGGCGAGGAGATCCTCGCCGCGCTCGGCGGCGCGCCGCGGGGAAACGAGGGGAAGTGACGATGGACGCGGGCGCTCAGTACCGACAACTCGCCGCCGATCTCGGCGTGCGCGTCGCGGAGCGCGCCCCGCTGGCCCCGTACACCTGGATCAAGATCGGCGGGCCGGCCGAGTTCGTCTTCTTCCCCGACGCGCCGGAGAAGGCGGCGCGGCTCGCCGCGGAGCTGGCGCGGCTGCCGCTGCCGGTGAAGTTCCTCGGCGCGGGCAGCAACCTGCTCGTCGCCGACGAGGGGATCAAGGCCGCCGTCGTGGCGACGGCCGACCTGCGCGGCGACGTCGAGGAGCTCCCGGGCGAGATGGTCGTAGCGCCGGCCGGGGCGCCGGTGCCGGGGCTCGCGCGCTGGGCCCGGCGGCGCGGCCTCGCCGGCCTCGAGTTCGCCGAGGGGATTCCGGCGCTGCTCGGCGGCGCGCTCAAGATGAACGCCGGCGCGCACGGCTCGAGCTTCGGCGCCGTGGCGCGCGAGCTGCTCGTCGCCGACGCGGCGGGCGTCGTCGCGCGGCGCGCGGTCGCCGAAGGGGACTTCGGCTACCGGGCGAGCGTCGTCGGCCGCGAGCGGCTGCTGGCGCTCGGCGCGACGCTCGCGCTGCGGCGCGACGATCCGCCGGCGATCGAGGCGCGGGCGCTGGAGTACCGCCGCCGCCGCCAGGCGACGCAGCCGGTGCGCGAGCGTTCGGCGGGCTGCGTCTTCGCCAACTACCCCGGCCTGCCCGCGGGGAAGCTGATCGACGACCTCGGCCTCAAGGGGACCGCGGTCGGCGACGCCGAGGTTTCGCGGCTCCACGGCAACTTCATCGTCAACCGCGGCGCCGCGCGCGCCGCGGACGTGCTGGCGCTGATCGACCTGCTGACCGCGCGGATGACCGCCGCGGTCGGCGAGCCGCCGCGGCTCGAGGTCGAGGTGTGGAGGGACGAGCCGTGACCGCCGAGCTCGGAGCCATCCGCCGCCAGCGCAAGGGGAAGCGCCGCGCGCCGGCCCGCCGGCCGCGCTGGCTCGTCGCGCTCGGCTTCTGCGGCCTCGCCGCGGGGCTCGTCGGCGCGGCGCTGATCGCGCGCGAGGCGGCGCTC
Proteins encoded in this region:
- the murB gene encoding UDP-N-acetylmuramate dehydrogenase translates to MDAGAQYRQLAADLGVRVAERAPLAPYTWIKIGGPAEFVFFPDAPEKAARLAAELARLPLPVKFLGAGSNLLVADEGIKAAVVATADLRGDVEELPGEMVVAPAGAPVPGLARWARRRGLAGLEFAEGIPALLGGALKMNAGAHGSSFGAVARELLVADAAGVVARRAVAEGDFGYRASVVGRERLLALGATLALRRDDPPAIEARALEYRRRRQATQPVRERSAGCVFANYPGLPAGKLIDDLGLKGTAVGDAEVSRLHGNFIVNRGAARAADVLALIDLLTARMTAAVGEPPRLEVEVWRDEP
- the murD gene encoding UDP-N-acetylmuramoyl-L-alanine--D-glutamate ligase; this encodes MSPEAERLRGKTVLVVGLGRSGLAAARRLLSWGAKVVAVDRAPLEKLPREVQLLGSAGVQLSCGAHDPALFAAADLIVLAPGVPTDLPELAAARKRGVVICSEIDLVAPIVGGRVIAVTGSNGKSTTTALAAAMLGAAGREGVPCANFGVPFCDAAQGDHPGRWYAAELSSFQLEITHELTASAAVLLNVQADHLDRHGSFAAYRAAKELIADLRRPGAPLVLCVDDPLVAEFAARAEGPVLEVSARREVNAGGCVVGDRLLLRVGGREETLATCAELPIPGRHNRINILAAAAACRAVGAPLEAVRKATLAFKALPHRLQEAAQVGGVRYVDDSKATNVGSVLEALSAVRETIRPGARIHVLLGGRDKDSDFAPLAAALAEAGAAALTFGEAGPVVAAALERAGFGDVRRAASMEDAARAARDAARVGDVVLLSPACASFDAFNGYAARGAAFAALVRGFAEEGA
- a CDS encoding UDP-N-acetylmuramoyl-tripeptide--D-alanyl-D-alanine ligase, whose translation is MIARAPLELAAACGGTLAAPGAGVPARGASIDTRTLEPGDVFFAVVGGTRDGHDFVAAAAERGAAAVVVSRDAPAPANVAVVRVADATEALGRLAADERERRALRVVGVTGSAGKTTTRALAVAALAARFRVGGTSGNLNNQWGLPLSLLRLEDGVEAAALEMGMNHAGEIARLARIARPDVGVVTNVGTAHIGFLGSKEAIAAAKAELLEELPDDGAAVVDAASPELAPHLARLRCKVVRFGLEPGADLVAERLEGDIVRGASFVVAGTHVRLALWGRHAALNALAALGAARAAGVPIAEAAPRLAAVEQQPGRGRVLRLFRGVALIDEIYNANPGAMEAVLAEVAKASWNGRRFAVLGDMFELGEFAPELHRAVGRAAARAGIGLLWAVGPLAAETVRGASEAGLADARVFPDAEAAAAEIGKALRDDDLLLIKGSRGVALEQVRDAAEAALGGRQGE
- the murC gene encoding UDP-N-acetylmuramate--L-alanine ligase; its protein translation is MKLGRVRRIHFVGVGGSGMCGIAEVLLNLGYVVTGSDAHENDATKRLAALGARVVAGHDPALVHGADVVVLSTAIPESNPERQEALRLRVPVIPRAEMLGELMRMKHSAAVAGSHGKTSTTSMIATVLTRCGLDPTIVIGGRLSILGSNARLGQSDLLVAEADESDGSFLRLFPTWAVVTGIDREHMNHYGDFERLKDAFVQFCGKVPFYGAVVACLDDDGVRSILPRLDRRVVTYGLTTQADLRATEIVGEGFSTTFQVRRGDEAIAPVRLATPGRHQVRNALAALGVADELGLSLKVAAAALEDFPGADRRMHRKGEANGVLVVDDYGHHPREIQATLRALREAVGERRIVVLFQPHRYTRLADLFDDFAGSFMDANEVVLADVYPAGERPIEGATSEALAAALAGRGHRHVRAAGPLPEAVKALVASLRPGDVALTLGAGNVGRAGEEILAALGGAPRGNEGK
- a CDS encoding FtsW/RodA/SpoVE family cell cycle protein; the protein is MAVAVQEPSRLRWPDLTIMVLAIILAVAGVVVSGSARVFTEAVNARGLLPGGIVRSFVHLGLGVLVMILTMLPDYRRFARGGLAWTMLIGICFLLVLALVCPAVGNTHRWIHIGRFSLQPSEPAKAVLVLLVAATIAHADREIETVRGLVRPLAVAGVIGGLVLVGKDLGTPVLMFLTTIILCLAAGARFKHIGTLLGAGLLGGIGAVILEPYRVGRVMGFTKALGFSPEGMSEIPYQLRQSLLAIGSGGVAGKGFGASTQKAFFLPEADNDFIFAVIAEELGLFVALALIAAFLILAWRGLKVADDAQDELGRLIAIGATWMLSGQALCHMGVVAGILPTKGLTLPFFSTGGWSLIVSCAMAGLLLNVSLRRRPYGC
- the mraY gene encoding phospho-N-acetylmuramoyl-pentapeptide-transferase, which encodes MMYHLLFPLREYFSPLNVFRYITFRSALAAVTAILVSFVVGGPLIRWLRGRQYGQMVREDGPQSHFSKRGTPTMGGIMILAAWLVPVLLWADLDNAFVWAAVGATAGFALIGLADDLLKLKFKNSKGLSARGKLLWQFVLAGVICGALYRVGFSTKLTVPFFKNSPDLGFLWIPFAMLVMVGAANAVNLTDGLDGLAIGSTGIAMATFSVIAYGAGHARIAHYLGIPFVLGAGELTVFLLAGLGAAIGFLWFNCHPAEVFMGDCGSMALGGALGATAVLAKQEILLVLVGGLFVMEALSVIAQVASFKLTGKRVLRMAPLHHHFELGGWPETKVVIRFWILAVLFALSAVATLKLR
- the murG gene encoding undecaprenyldiphospho-muramoylpentapeptide beta-N-acetylglucosaminyltransferase; its protein translation is MAAERAIVFAGGGTGGHVFPGLAVARELRRRDPARPLEWIGAIGGLEERLVPQDGFPLLALRLSGMARLGAAARIAAAARATIATLRLGARFARRRPLLLVGVGGFASGPALLAGRLLGTPTMILEQNAVAGATNRWLSRFADAAAAAFAESAGDLKCRVVVTGNPVRDDVAAIPPRAEGPARLVLGFGGSRGARALDEAWIGALPLLKDSGLRFALQTGADDRDKVAAAAREAGVDADVRPFFDDMPARLAAADLVVARAGATTVAELAAAGRPSLLVPFPFAANDHQKANAEAFAARGAAIALDQRELTPERLAAEVGALARDPSRLAAMAAAARAAAHPDAAARAADLAEELARGRKRP